The Rhizobium grahamii DNA window GACCAGGTGAACGTACATCTCGGTGACTCGTCACTGCCGGGGGCAACCGTTGCTGGCGGCTCGATGCTGGCCGGTGCGATCACTGGCGCGGTTCATAAGGCGGCATCGGCGGCGCGTGACGAGCTTGTACAGCTTGCGCTCAATGATGGCGCGTCGCCGTTTCGCGATACGGGTGCGAATACGCTCGTCGTCGCCGAAGGGCGCCTCTCCATACCGCGCGATGGTGGCCTGTCACTTTCAATCGCGGAACTGATGACGGCGCTCGGTCGCGACAATCTCGAAGTACGGCGCAACACGCTGCCGGAGGGGGAACAGGGTCCCGAAAGCCATCGCAAGGCATGGACGACGATGGGCAGCATCCAGGGGCCCACGGCAGGCGAGTACTCCATGTACAGCTGGTGCGCGCACTTCGTTGAAGTGCAGGTGGACGAGGACTTCGGAACGGTCCGCGTTGCCCGCGTCGTTTCGGCCTTCGATTGTGGGAGGATCTACAATCCGAAACTCGCCGAAAGCCAATGGCGCGGCGGGATCATCATGGGGATCGGGCAGGCGCTGCTCGAAGAAGGGATCGTCGACCGCCGCAACGGCCGCGTCATGAACAACAATCTCGGTGACTATCTCGTCGCAACGAACGCCGATATTCCGCCAATCGAGGTGATTTCGGTTGGCATTCCCGACGCCCACGCCTCCGTGCTCGGCGGAAAGGGTGTCGGTGAAGTCGGTATCGTGGGTGTCGCGCCGGCCATTGCCAACGCCGTTTTCCACGCAACCGGAAAGCGGGTTCGGGATCTGCCGATCACCCTGGAGAAGCTGCTCTAATGTGTTGGGCGCCCGTGACCCTCGCGGGCGCCCTGCCGATCAAGGTTTGAAGATGACAGGACGGGCGTTCTGGAACGTCGGGCGGCCGCGCCGACATCCCCAGAGCGGACGTGCGTTCTGTCGGACGGCATCCTCAGGTGTATGGCAGTCGAGAAGGATAATGTCAGCGCTCTGGCCCGGCCGGATGCCATGCGGCTTGTTCATCAGGCGGGCGGCTGACGACCCGATCATGTCGAAAGCGAGCCGCAAGTCGGCTGCGCGCGAGATCTGCAGAACATTGGCGTAGAGGTTCGCCATGCGGATCAGCGAGGCGTCGCCATAAGGCGTGAACGGGTTCAGAATGTTGTTGCTGGCGATCGAGGTGACGACGCCGTGATGGGCAAGCACGTGTGCCGGTGCCACGCCGCGCGGCACCAGCCGATCATGATCTCTGCCGTTCAGGAAAAGGTCCGTCGACGGCAGAACCGTGACTGCAATTCCGGCTTCAGCCAACCGCTTGGCCAGCGCAACCACGTCGTCGGGCGCAAGCGCGGATAAGCTCGTCATATGCCCAAGAGAGATACGCCCTTGCCAACCACGAGCGATCGTCTCTTCAATGACGGCCGAAAGATTGCTTCTCTCGGGAGAAAGGTCGAAGTCGAGATGGAAGTCCACGGTGACGTCGTGCTTTTCCGCGAGATCGAAGATCATTGCGATATGCCCGCGCGGATCGCGATCGATATATGGCGCACCTCCAACGAGGTCGGCGCCATCGGATAGAGCATGATCGATCATCGCTAGCGTTTCCGGCTCGTTGGTCAGGCCGTCCTGCGCGAAGGCGCAGATCTCGATATCGATCGCAAACGCATAGTCCTGGCCGATGCGCTTGATGGCATCAAAGGACCGCAGCCCAGCACGTGGGTCGATTTCAACGAATGTCCGCATTCGCATCGTACCGTTGGCAATCGCCTTTTCGACGACATCAGCGGCGCGATCATAGACGTCCTGCTCCGAAAACCCCGCCTTCGCCCGTGCCGTTTCCTGCACCGCTTCCGTCAGCGTGCCGTGACAAATCGTGCAGCGGCCGAGAATGCCTGCTTTGTCGAGATGGATATGGCTCTCGACCAGCCCGCCGCAGGCAAGTGCACCTTGCGCATCCAAGGTTTCGATGGCTTCGCAGCGAAAGTTCGTCTCGACGGAGGCAATCGTGCCTTCACGGATCGCAATGTCGAAAAGCCGATCACTGCCGTCGAGGCGGGCGTTGCGGATAAGGAGGTCGACGCCGTGCTCGTTCATTCAGATGCCGATTGCTCCGCCATCACTCCGGGGGTCATGCGCGCCATCGATCATGCCATCGGCTCCGATGCGAATGATGCCGGCCTGGCCAGCCAATTGACTGAGCGCATCGATGATCGCCACTTCGTGACCAAGGGAGGCGAGACTGGCAGCAACGGCCTCTCCCACATTCTTCTCGATCTTCAGGCTGTCGCGACTGTCGGAGAACGTTCGCCCGAGCAGGAAACGCGGATGCGACAAGGCTTCGAGCGGGTCGAAATCGTGGTCCAGCAGCAGACTGAGCAGCAGTGCCAAAGTTTGCGGTTGGCCGTCGGCGCCCTGTGTACCGTAGAGGAGATGCGGACGCCCGTCCTTGAGCGCGATGCCCGGGTTCAGCGTATAGAAGGGGCGCTTGCCGGGTTGAAGACAGTTGGGACTTGCCGGGTCAAGGCTGAAGGCAGCACCCCGGTTCTGCCAGAGGATACCGGTGTCGCCGACAACGACGCCGCTACCCCAGTCATAGTAAATGCTCTGCAGCATTGCCACGCTGCGGCCTTCGCGGTCCGTTGCCGCTAGGAAGGCGGTGTCGGCACGCGAAAGCGGCTGCGGCCAGGCCAGGGCGCTATCAGGATCGATGGCTCGTGCCTTGTTGTCGAGATGAGCAGCCGAGAGCAACGTTGCGACATCGATCTGCATCGAAGCGGGGTCTGCAATGGCTGGCCGGTCCATGAAGGCCTGTTTTACAGCTTCGACCAGATGATGATAAAAATCGGCGCTGCGCGGATCGAAGTTCTTCATCCCGACGCGAGCAAGGACACCCATGATCGAGAGGGTTGTGATCCCTTGTGTCGGCGGCGGCGGCGCCAATAGCGTCACGTCTCGATAATCGAGGGCGAGTGGCTGCTCGACGTGCGTGGCGGTGGCCGCCAGATCTTCGAGCGTCAGCGGAGATCCAACGGCTGCGAACCCTTTGGCAAGGCGTCTCGCCAGATTTCCTTCATAAAATGCGCGTGCGCCCTGATCCGCTATCTCACGGAGCGTGCGGGCGAGATCGGGTTGACGTTGTATCCCATGGCCGACGAAAGCCTCAGCAAAACCGGGCCAACTGTCACGCTCCCCGTTTCGGAACTGATGCCAGAACGCCTGCGATGGACTGATCGGAAACCCTTCATCGGCAAGAAGGATCGCGTCCTCCAACAGCGCTGCAAGGCTCTTTTGTCCGTGCCAGTTCCGCGCGGAGTAGTTTAGCACCTCCTGCCAGCTGTCGACGAGACATGCCGTCGTTAGCATAGACTGCGGGCCGCGTGTCGGGATCGAGGCCAAGCCGGCGGTGGCGGCGCGCGCCGCCTGCCCGATCCCAAGGAAGGCCTTTGTATTGCCGGAGCGGTCGGCAACCAGCCAGACAGCGTCGCCGCCAAGGCCGCAAAAGTGCGGATAGACGACGCTTAGCGCCGCGCCCGCCGCGACGATGGCTTCAATCGCGTTGCCGCCCGCCTCAAGTACCTTGGCGCCGGCGCGCGCTGAGAGCCAATGCGGGGAGGTGACCATGCCTGACCCCGCGATTGCCGCGGAGGATGGGGTTTGTGGGCGGGCGTCCATCATTGCCTGATAACCGTGGCGTTCTCAGCGACCAGCCGCCCCTCCTTGAACACCTTGCGAGGCTTCGGCACGGCGACGACGGCTTCCGGAACGTGGGCGGCCTGCAGCGTGACGAAATCCGCCTTGGCGCCGACGGCTATGCCGTATCCTTCCAGCCGAAGCGCGCGGGCGCCCGAATATGTCACTATATCGAACGCGGCTTCCAGTTCCTCATCGGTATAGAAGCCCGAGCGATATCCGATCATCATCGCACGCCCGAGCATGTCGCCGTCTCCGTACGGCCACCAGGAATCGCGAATGTTGTCGCTTCCGCTGAAGACAGTTGCGCCAGCGCTGCGAAGCAAGGCGACCGGTGGAAAATTGTGGTTTCCGGGCGCATTGGTCATGATTGCGACGCCGCTTGCGGCAATCAGTTCCGCGGCCTTGCGTGTCTGGTCTGGCGCCAGATCGCCGAGACCATAGGCATGGCTGATCGCGACGTGCCCGCCCATCCCAAGCGCCTTTGTCCGACGGCAGATTTCCTCAATCGTGAAAAGACCAAGGGTGCCGGCGTCGTGCAGATGGATGTCGATATCGACCCCATGTCTCTCGGCTACACCGAAGACCACATCGAGGTGGGCGGAGGCGTTGCGATCGAAACTCGCCGGATCGAGGCCGCCGACAAGATCGGCCCCCAGCTTGATCGCCTCGTCCAGCAGTTCCGGCGTGCCCGGGCTTTTCAGGATGCCGCTTTGCGGAAAGGCAACGAGCTGAATGTCGATCAGATCGCGATACTCCTCGCGAACGGCAAGGATCGTCTCGAGCGATTTCAAACCAACGGAGCCATCCACCATCACGTGGCTTCGCATCTGCGTCGAACCGTTTGCGATGCACAGATCGAGCTGATTGCGGGCTCGCACGGCCATCGGCGCGGATTGGGCCATGTTCCCGGCCTGAAACGCAACGCGCTCATGTACGTCAAAGCCGTTGGTGCAGGGCTTGTGCGGTATCCAGACGTCGCCGTAGAAGCTGGTGTCGAGGTGGATGTGTCCCTCGACGAAACCCGGCACGACAAGTGCATTCCCGAGATCAACAGCCTGGCCTGACGCGGTGGCGGATCCGGAGGGCACGATCGCGGAAAAACGGCCCTCCGTGACAATCAGATCGACGTGCGACCCATCGGCCAGTTTTGCGTTGGTGAAAGTTGTCTCGCGGCTCATCTCTTTTCCTTCATTGCCGTCGCACACGCGGAACGACGACGCATACCGCTGCTATATGCGAGCTCGATTGCTCTTCACACGGCAAGCGGTTCTGGTTTCAGCTCTGCAAGATGGATGCCAAACGCCGTAATCGCCGAGATCGCGCTATCGGACGGCTGTAGAAGGCCTTTCTGCGCGAACAGGGCATACTTGGACGCTCATCATTGCGAGACGAAGAGATAAATCATGTCCACAAGATAGGCAATATCATGTATACAAGATAAAAAGGCGGCAATTAGCCGGAGCTGCCAACGCCGCTATATCGGGAAAGAACCGTCGCGAGATCCGGCGCATCCTTGCCCTTGTCGTCCAGCAATGCTCGTGCCTCCACCGAGACCAGGTGTTCGTCCATCAAATCTTCAGCCCGCGTGATATCTCCACCCCGCAATGCGTGAACAAGATTGGAATGCTCGCTGATGGCGCAGGCGCTGGAGTGGGGCCTGCCATACAGGGAAAGGATCAGGGAGCACCGGGAGACCAGTTCCAGCAGATAGCGTTCCAGCAGGGCGTTGCCGGCGAGCGCCGCCAACTTGAGATGGAACTCACCCGCCAGCCGCATCGATAGCCTGACGTCGCCGGTTGCCTGTGCGCGTTCCTCCTGCTGGATATGGCTGCGCAAGGCATTCTCAATGTCGGGCGACCATCTGGAGGCTATGGTGTTGATGACTTCCCGCTCGAGGGCGCGTCGGACCGCAAACACCTCACGGGCTTCGTCGAGGCTTGGCTGAGCGACGGTTGCCGTGCGCTTGTGAGATGTATCGACCAAACCCTGCGTCTGGAGCTTTGCGAGAACGGCGCGCACAAGCGTGCGGCTCATGGCGAAGTGCCGGCCAATTTCGTCTTCCGGCAGCTTTGTGCCGGCCTTCAGCGCCTGTTCGATGATGGCGCGTCGAAGGGCGAGATAGGCCGCTTCGACGCGGTCGGAATTTGAGGACATGCCACCGCCTGTTTAAAGTATACGTCAGCTTGTGTTTCTGCATACCATGAAGCGGCATGGAGGCACAGGTGCTGCGCCTGGTCTGGCACCGGTGCTTATCGCTGCTCGAGCTTGCTCAGGCTGGACGATGCCACGGCGAGAACGATGATCGTGCCGACCAGAATTTCGCGAACATAGGAATCGACACTCATCTGGGTGAGCCCGTTATCGAGGACACCAAGGATGAGAACCCCAAAAAACGTAGCGAGTACGCGCGGCTCACCTTCTTCGCTCATTGTCATGCCGAGGAAAACGGCTGCAATTGCCGAGAGCATCAGTCCGCTGCCCTGTGTCGGATTGGCAGACGCGACGCGGCTGGCGTACATCAGCCCTGCGGCGGCGGCGCCCAGGCCGGTAAGGCCGAATGCGGAAAAGCGGAGGAAGCGAACTCTCACTCCAGCCAGGCGAGCTGCCTCGGTATTGCCGCCGATCGCGTAAAGGCGGCGCCCATAGACTGTGTGTTCGAGAAGAAGCCAGACGACCAGCAAGACGATCAGCGCGAGCAGGGTCAGATATGGCAGAAAGACCCATTGCTCGCCGGCGGGAAACAGCGGAACGCCGCTGCGCGCAAAGCCGCTGAAGCTTGCTGGAATATCGGTACCGAAGATCGTTTTGCCGCCGCTGATCAGGAATGCGAAGCCGGAAAATATCGTCAGCGTTCCCAGGGTCGCGACGAACGGGAGAATGCCGACGTAGCTGACAAGAGCACCATTGATCAGGCCGCCGAGGACGCCGACGCCAAGGGCAAGGATGATTGCGGCCGGCACCGGTACGCCGGCTTTGAAGGCAAGCGCCGCGACGATCCCGGAAAGACTGGCCATGGAGCCGACAGACAGATCGAAATCCCCCATTGCCATGACGATCGTCATGGTGAAGGCGGTAACGGCAAGCATTGAAACCTGCTGCGATATGTTCAGCCAGTTGCGCGCCGTCATGAACGTGTCGGGGATGTTTATCCAGAAGAACAGGATCACGGCGATGATGCCGATCAGGGTTCCATATCTGCGAATAGTCCGGATCACTTGAATGTCCTCGGGAAATCAGGCGGGTTCGCCGAACGAGAGCGCCAGCAATCTCGTCTGGGTGAGGCCATCGGTTGGCACGATGGCGACCTGGCGTCCCTCGCGCATGACAAGAATACGATCGGTCATGCCGATCAGCTCCGACAGGTCGGAGGAAGCAAGAAGAATACCGACGCCGCTGGCCGCCAGTTCTCTGACGAGCGTGTGAATATCGAACTTCGCGGCGACGTCGACGCCCCGTGTCGGCTCGTCCAGCAGGAGAACCCGCGGCGCGCCGAGAATGGCGCGCGCCAGCACGACCTTTTGCTGGTTGCCACCGGAAAGCTGGAAGACGGGCTGCGTGACGCCGGTGGACTTCAGTTTCACCCGTGAGGCGATGTCCGCGGATCTCTTGAGTTCGGCGCGGCGGTTGCGAAGGATGCCTGCCCGGCTAAGCGTTCTGAGGTGGGCAAGAACGGTGTTGTCAGCGACCGAGCCGCGCGGCAGCAGACCTTCGCGCCGCCGCTCGCGCGGCACATACGCAATTCCGTCTGCCCAGCGCGTGGCCGGCGTGCCGCCCGCAAGCGTCCGGCCGTCGAGTTCGACGCCGCCGCCGGTGCGCTTGTCCGCTCCGATCACAAGGCGCAGGATGTCGCTCTGGCCGGCGCCCGACAGGCCGGTGATGCCAAGTATTTCGCCGGCATGCAGTTCGAACGAGATATCGTGAGCAGACGACGAACTCGCGCCAGTAAGGCTGAGCGCGGTACCCGATGTCGCGGCCGCCTGGCGCGGCGGATAAGCTTCGGCGATCTGGCGGCCCGTCATCATCTCGATCATCTCGGCCTTTGAGATGCTGGAGATGGCCCGGGTAGCGACGGTTTCTCCGTCGCGCAACACGCTCACCCTGTCGGCGATCCGCATCACTTCGTCCATCCTATGGGATACATAGACGATGCTGCGTCCTCTTGCCGTCAGCCCGGCAATCACCTTGAACAGCCGTTCCGACTCCTCGCTGGTCAGCGCGGCGGTCGGCTCATCCATGACGTAGACCCGCGCCGCTTCGCCATCCTCGTCCAGGAAGGCCGCCGCGATCTTCACGAGCATCTGATCGCCGAGCGACAGACGCGCCATCTTTCGACTAGGAATGATGTGGCCGATATCCAGGGCGTCGAGGGCCTTGGAGGCCTGCCTGTTGAGTTCTCGCCAGTTGGCAAAAATACCGAATCGGCGGGGATACGGCCTGCCCAGGAAAAGGTTCTCGGCGACTGACAGCTCGGGGATGACGCTCAGTTCCTGGTGGATGAAGCGAAGCCCGAGCCGGCGTGACTGCGACGGATGCTCGATCGAGACCTCTGCACCATCGACAAAAATCGCGCCGGCGTCGGGCTTTGTGGCGCCGGCGAGGATGCGGATCAGCGTCGATTTGCCCGCGCCGTTCTCGCCCATCAACGCATGGACCTCGCCAGGCGCAATGGCGAGGGATCCATCCTTCAATGCGGGGACACCCGCATAGCTCTTGGAAAGCTTGCGGGTCTCGAGAATTGGAGCGTTCATTCCTTGGCGTTTGCCGAGGTGACAAGCTTGGTCGGCACGTAGATCACGCTCTGCTTGATCTTCTCGCCGGCCAGATGGCGCTTCACGGCATCTGCGGTGGCGCGGCCAATACCCTTGAAATCCTGCGCCATCGACGCTTCGAAATTACTGCCCTTGGCGATCGCGTCGCGGGCCTGCGGGTTTGCATCGATACCGGTGATCACGATACCTTCATCCTGGCGACCGGCTGCCTCGATTGCCTGCAAGGCGCCGAGCGCGGGTTG harbors:
- a CDS encoding sugar ABC transporter ATP-binding protein, which translates into the protein MNAPILETRKLSKSYAGVPALKDGSLAIAPGEVHALMGENGAGKSTLIRILAGATKPDAGAIFVDGAEVSIEHPSQSRRLGLRFIHQELSVIPELSVAENLFLGRPYPRRFGIFANWRELNRQASKALDALDIGHIIPSRKMARLSLGDQMLVKIAAAFLDEDGEAARVYVMDEPTAALTSEESERLFKVIAGLTARGRSIVYVSHRMDEVMRIADRVSVLRDGETVATRAISSISKAEMIEMMTGRQIAEAYPPRQAAATSGTALSLTGASSSSAHDISFELHAGEILGITGLSGAGQSDILRLVIGADKRTGGGVELDGRTLAGGTPATRWADGIAYVPRERRREGLLPRGSVADNTVLAHLRTLSRAGILRNRRAELKRSADIASRVKLKSTGVTQPVFQLSGGNQQKVVLARAILGAPRVLLLDEPTRGVDVAAKFDIHTLVRELAASGVGILLASSDLSELIGMTDRILVMREGRQVAIVPTDGLTQTRLLALSFGEPA
- a CDS encoding ABC transporter permease; this translates as MIRTIRRYGTLIGIIAVILFFWINIPDTFMTARNWLNISQQVSMLAVTAFTMTIVMAMGDFDLSVGSMASLSGIVAALAFKAGVPVPAAIILALGVGVLGGLINGALVSYVGILPFVATLGTLTIFSGFAFLISGGKTIFGTDIPASFSGFARSGVPLFPAGEQWVFLPYLTLLALIVLLVVWLLLEHTVYGRRLYAIGGNTEAARLAGVRVRFLRFSAFGLTGLGAAAAGLMYASRVASANPTQGSGLMLSAIAAVFLGMTMSEEGEPRVLATFFGVLILGVLDNGLTQMSVDSYVREILVGTIIVLAVASSSLSKLEQR
- a CDS encoding gamma-glutamyltransferase family protein, giving the protein MVTSPHWLSARAGAKVLEAGGNAIEAIVAAGAALSVVYPHFCGLGGDAVWLVADRSGNTKAFLGIGQAARAATAGLASIPTRGPQSMLTTACLVDSWQEVLNYSARNWHGQKSLAALLEDAILLADEGFPISPSQAFWHQFRNGERDSWPGFAEAFVGHGIQRQPDLARTLREIADQGARAFYEGNLARRLAKGFAAVGSPLTLEDLAATATHVEQPLALDYRDVTLLAPPPPTQGITTLSIMGVLARVGMKNFDPRSADFYHHLVEAVKQAFMDRPAIADPASMQIDVATLLSAAHLDNKARAIDPDSALAWPQPLSRADTAFLAATDREGRSVAMLQSIYYDWGSGVVVGDTGILWQNRGAAFSLDPASPNCLQPGKRPFYTLNPGIALKDGRPHLLYGTQGADGQPQTLALLLSLLLDHDFDPLEALSHPRFLLGRTFSDSRDSLKIEKNVGEAVAASLASLGHEVAIIDALSQLAGQAGIIRIGADGMIDGAHDPRSDGGAIGI
- a CDS encoding GntR family transcriptional regulator, which codes for MSSNSDRVEAAYLALRRAIIEQALKAGTKLPEDEIGRHFAMSRTLVRAVLAKLQTQGLVDTSHKRTATVAQPSLDEAREVFAVRRALEREVINTIASRWSPDIENALRSHIQQEERAQATGDVRLSMRLAGEFHLKLAALAGNALLERYLLELVSRCSLILSLYGRPHSSACAISEHSNLVHALRGGDITRAEDLMDEHLVSVEARALLDDKGKDAPDLATVLSRYSGVGSSG
- a CDS encoding amidohydrolase family protein, whose translation is MSRETTFTNAKLADGSHVDLIVTEGRFSAIVPSGSATASGQAVDLGNALVVPGFVEGHIHLDTSFYGDVWIPHKPCTNGFDVHERVAFQAGNMAQSAPMAVRARNQLDLCIANGSTQMRSHVMVDGSVGLKSLETILAVREEYRDLIDIQLVAFPQSGILKSPGTPELLDEAIKLGADLVGGLDPASFDRNASAHLDVVFGVAERHGVDIDIHLHDAGTLGLFTIEEICRRTKALGMGGHVAISHAYGLGDLAPDQTRKAAELIAASGVAIMTNAPGNHNFPPVALLRSAGATVFSGSDNIRDSWWPYGDGDMLGRAMMIGYRSGFYTDEELEAAFDIVTYSGARALRLEGYGIAVGAKADFVTLQAAHVPEAVVAVPKPRKVFKEGRLVAENATVIRQ
- a CDS encoding amidohydrolase family protein gives rise to the protein MNEHGVDLLIRNARLDGSDRLFDIAIREGTIASVETNFRCEAIETLDAQGALACGGLVESHIHLDKAGILGRCTICHGTLTEAVQETARAKAGFSEQDVYDRAADVVEKAIANGTMRMRTFVEIDPRAGLRSFDAIKRIGQDYAFAIDIEICAFAQDGLTNEPETLAMIDHALSDGADLVGGAPYIDRDPRGHIAMIFDLAEKHDVTVDFHLDFDLSPERSNLSAVIEETIARGWQGRISLGHMTSLSALAPDDVVALAKRLAEAGIAVTVLPSTDLFLNGRDHDRLVPRGVAPAHVLAHHGVVTSIASNNILNPFTPYGDASLIRMANLYANVLQISRAADLRLAFDMIGSSAARLMNKPHGIRPGQSADIILLDCHTPEDAVRQNARPLWGCRRGRPTFQNARPVIFKP